One window from the genome of Epinephelus moara isolate mb chromosome 5, YSFRI_EMoa_1.0, whole genome shotgun sequence encodes:
- the LOC126390462 gene encoding NAD(P)(+)--arginine ADP-ribosyltransferase 1-like, with protein MAVRTFWAAVLMTYGVSMGIAKTSAEPGLKVPLDLALNAVDDMYTGCKDKMEYRVKKEYLDNEKNKDKNFTLAWGEAEKYYNKKWHKKGKRPSTSLGKEQILAIYVYTLDKPKVYLGFNDAVRTQRSQYRTTFRYHTLHYFLTDALQTLNARKPEEERCLTGYRRVNSYFSQNVLNKVIRFGSFTSSSMGWYPSAERFGDKSCFEIITCLGADVSLYSKLGEAEREALIPPYEVFKVTKIKRRSDQKSLPCEVVYKVKSTGTSLSNLNCALFKQALTFKI; from the exons ATGGCTGTTAGGACATTCTGGGCAGCAGTGCTGATGACATATGGAGTGTCCATGGGAATTGCAAAG ACCTCTGCAGAACCTGGGTTAAAAGTTCCACTGGATTTGGCTCTAAACGCTGTTGATGACATGTACACTGGTTGCAAAGACAAGATGGAGTACAGAGTGAAGAAGGAGTACCTGgacaatgagaaaaacaaagacaagaatTTCACCCTGGCCTGGGGCGAAGCAGAAAAATACTACAAcaaaaaatggcataaaaaggGAAAGCGACCTTCCACCTCCCTGGGAAAAGAACAGATCCTGGCTATTTATGTTTATACCCTCGACAAACCAAAAGTCTATCTTGGTTTCAATGATGCAGTTCGAACCCAGAGATCTCAGTACAGGACCACATTTAGATATCACACTCTTCACTATTTCCTGACTGACGCCCTCCAAACTCTCAACGCTCGCAAACCTGAAGAGGAAAGGTGTCTCACTGGCTACCGCAGAGTCAACAGCTACTTTAGCCAAAATGTTCTCAACAAGGTAATTCGCTTTGGCTCTTTTACCTCCAGCTCAATGGGTTGGTACCCCAGCGCTGAAAGATTTGGAGACAAGTCATGCTTTGAGATTATCACATGCCTGGGGGCAGATGTGTCTCTGTACTCTAAGCTcggggaggcagagagagaagccCTGATTCCACCTTATGAGGTCTTTAAAGTCACAAAGATTAAGAGGAGATCTGATCAGAAGAGTCTTCCATGTGAGGTGGTCTACAAAGTCAAAAGTACAGGAACAAGCCTTTCCAATTTGAATTGTGCTCTGTTCAAGCAGGCtcttacatttaaaatataa
- the LOC126390068 gene encoding uncharacterized protein LOC126390068 isoform X3, which yields MVVYENASEITVEMMNLSDASARTAASKSHSDEDGTTVPGGKLLRCVAVSFCLLCFLQVALNISLRLALSPPPGIDASFKNLTEERDELRSINLPPLGINLLAQMLPKLCKEPGTTAIYTNHSLRATAIQKLSGAGLEAREIMTVSGHRSESSLKSYWKPSMESRKRWSNTLSDQKAESAVPVKPQSTMQSPETYFTGCTINGYVHINVYKEY from the exons ATGGTCGTCTATGAAAATGCATCAGAGATCACTGTGGAGATGATGAACCTCTCTGATGCTTCAGCCAGGACTGCTGCCTCCAAGAGTCACAGTGATGAAGATGGTACCACAGTGCCCG GAGGAAAACTGCTCAGATGTGTTGCCGTGAGCTTTTGTCTCCTGTGTTTCCTACAAGTTGCTCTAAACATTTCCCTCCGTCTTGCTCTCT CCCCTCCACCAGGGATTGATGccagttttaaaaatctgactGAGGAGAGAGACGAGTTGAGGAGCATCAACCTTC CTCCGCTGGGAATAAACTTACTCGCACAGATGCTGCCGAAGTTGTGTAAagagccagggacaacagctatctacaccaatcacagcctcaggGCGACTGCCATACAGAAGCTGTCAGGTGCGGGACTTGAAGCGAGGGAGATCATGACAGTGAGTGGGCACAG GTCTGAGAGCTCGTTAAAAAGCTACTGGAAGCCATCCATGGAGAGCAGGAAACGATGGAGCAACacactgtcagatcagaaggcagagtcggctgtgcctgtgaagccacagtccaccatgcagtcaccagagacttatttcactggctgcacaattaatggataTGTGcacataaatgtgtataaaga GTATTGA
- the LOC126390068 gene encoding CD209 antigen-like protein C isoform X1, giving the protein MAVYENASEITVEMMNLSDASARTVASKSHTDEDGTTVPGGKLLRCVAVSFCLLCFLQVALNISLRLALSPPPGIDASFKNLTEERDELRSINLRTEESCKTLTEERDELKRKLSYFASQQNSLTTERDGLKRKLNDFAHYSNQGWVYFSGSFYYISSIKETWQDSRDDCVRRGADLMIINSEEEQEFTRKYRQIMWIGLTDRETEGVWKWVDGTSLTTSFWHSGEPNSYEGTNEDYVAVNYHDYKNSWNDLECIIKNFWICEKNMTL; this is encoded by the exons ATGGCTGTCTATGAAAATGCATCAGAGATCACTGTGGAGATGATGAACCTCTCTGATGCTTCAGCCAGGACTGTTGCCTCCAAGAGTCACACTGATGAAGATGGTACCACAGTGCCCG GAGGAAAACTGCTCAGATGTGTTGCCGTGAGCTTTTGTCTCCTGTGTTTCCTACAAGTTGCTCTAAACATTTCCCTCCGTCTTGCTCTCT CCCCTCCACCAGGGATTGATGccagttttaaaaatctgactGAGGAGAGAGACGAGTTGAGGAGCATCAACCTTC GTACTGAGGAGAGTTGTAAAACCCTGACTGAAGAGAGAGATGAGTTGAAGAGGAAGTTGAGTTACTTTG CTTCACAGCAGAACTCCTTGACTACAGAGAGAGACGGCCTGAAGAGGAAACTGAATGACTTTG CTCACTATTCAAACCAAGGATGGGTGTATTTCAGTGGTAGTTTCTACTATATTTCTTCAATCAAGGAAACCTGGCAAGACAGCAGAGATGACTGTGTGCGAAGAGGTGCAGACCTGATGATTATTAACAGCGAGGAGGaacag GAATTCACAAGAAAATACCGACAGATAATGTGGATtggactgactgacagagagacagagggggtaTGGAAATGGGTGGATGGCACTTCACTGACAACAAG cTTCTGGCACTCCGGGGAACCAAACAGTTATGAAGGCACAAACGAAGACTATGTGGCAGTAAACTATCATGATTATAAAAACAGCTGGAATGATTTAGAATGTATAATTAAAAACTTCTGGATCTGTGAAAAGAATATGACTCTGTAA
- the LOC126390068 gene encoding CD209 antigen-like protein C isoform X2, with translation MAVYENASEITVEMMNLSDASARTVASKSHTDEDGTTVPGGKLLRCVAVSFCLLCFLQVALNISLRLALSPPPGIDASFKNLTEERDELRSINLRTEESCKTLTEERDELKRKLSYFAHYSNQGWVYFSGSFYYISSIKETWQDSRDDCVRRGADLMIINSEEEQEFTRKYRQIMWIGLTDRETEGVWKWVDGTSLTTSFWHSGEPNSYEGTNEDYVAVNYHDYKNSWNDLECIIKNFWICEKNMTL, from the exons ATGGCTGTCTATGAAAATGCATCAGAGATCACTGTGGAGATGATGAACCTCTCTGATGCTTCAGCCAGGACTGTTGCCTCCAAGAGTCACACTGATGAAGATGGTACCACAGTGCCCG GAGGAAAACTGCTCAGATGTGTTGCCGTGAGCTTTTGTCTCCTGTGTTTCCTACAAGTTGCTCTAAACATTTCCCTCCGTCTTGCTCTCT CCCCTCCACCAGGGATTGATGccagttttaaaaatctgactGAGGAGAGAGACGAGTTGAGGAGCATCAACCTTC GTACTGAGGAGAGTTGTAAAACCCTGACTGAAGAGAGAGATGAGTTGAAGAGGAAGTTGAGTTACTTTG CTCACTATTCAAACCAAGGATGGGTGTATTTCAGTGGTAGTTTCTACTATATTTCTTCAATCAAGGAAACCTGGCAAGACAGCAGAGATGACTGTGTGCGAAGAGGTGCAGACCTGATGATTATTAACAGCGAGGAGGaacag GAATTCACAAGAAAATACCGACAGATAATGTGGATtggactgactgacagagagacagagggggtaTGGAAATGGGTGGATGGCACTTCACTGACAACAAG cTTCTGGCACTCCGGGGAACCAAACAGTTATGAAGGCACAAACGAAGACTATGTGGCAGTAAACTATCATGATTATAAAAACAGCTGGAATGATTTAGAATGTATAATTAAAAACTTCTGGATCTGTGAAAAGAATATGACTCTGTAA